From the Oncorhynchus nerka isolate Pitt River linkage group LG20, Oner_Uvic_2.0, whole genome shotgun sequence genome, one window contains:
- the LOC115101789 gene encoding dnaJ homolog subfamily C member 5B-like isoform X2 — MLTPMLPTVGWMSFGWWTILEKHGKLALRYHPDKNPDNPETAEKFKELNSANSILSDVTKRNIYDSYGSLGLYVAQQFGEENVNTYFMLSTWWAKGLFALCGVITGCYCCCCLCCCCNCCCGKLKPMHPGEGTDSYVSPEDLEEEIRHDKETDVDTPVVHQPTNASEKTQLIGDGHRSYT; from the exons atgttgactccaatgcttcccacagttggctggatgtcttttgggtggtggaccattcttgaaaaaCACGG GAAATTAGCTCTGAGGTACCACCCGGACAAGAACCCTGACAACCCAGAGACAGCAGAGAAATTCAAGGAGCTCAACAGCGCTAATTCCATTCTGTCAGACGTCACCAAGAGAAACATTTATGACAGCTACGGCTCCCTTGGCCTTTATGTGGCCCAGCAGTTTGGAGAGGAGAATGTCAACACCTACTTCATGCTGTCTACCTGGTGGGCTAAG GGTCTCTTTGCCTTGTGTGGCGTGATAACGgggtgctactgctgctgctgcctgtgctGCTGCTGTAACTGCTGCTGTGGAAAGTTGAAGCCCATGCACCCCGGAGAGGGAACAGACAGCTATGTCTCCCCTGAAGACCTGGAGGAGGAGATCCGCCACGACAAGGAGACTG ATGTGGACACTCCGGTTGTGCACCAGCCAACTAATGCCAGTGAAAAGACACAGTTGATTGGGGACGGCCACCGAAGTTACACCTGA
- the LOC115103121 gene encoding E3 ubiquitin-protein ligase TRIM63-like isoform X1: protein MNISLGYSHSTKQDSNMDSLEKQLICPICLEMFTKPVVILPCQHNLCRKCAQDIFQASNPYLSTRGTTVSSGGRFRCPSCRHEVVLDRHGVYGLQRNLLVENIIDMYKQEQESSSSKPEPEPAKCDQPMCEEHEGEKINIYCVTCGVPTCSLCKVFGAHKDCDVAPLNTVFNKQKTELTDCIAMLVGNNDRIQGIMSQLDETCKTVEENGRRQKSKVCESFDHLYAVLEERKGDMTLKINAEKQEKLDYINGLMRKYREHLENMAKIVETGIQTMEESEMATFLQTAKPLLQKLIAGTNISHLDKVERGYDNMDHYTANFERERRVLLTIDFVKDVEDDEEFEDGEEEVELRRMTGATHTDVSPSAAGPSVVKANPPQPQQQTAPPPLPQRPIEILGVMATLANPQGPVRATTPVQFPSLTPTPTATTQASPVHFPTTTPVQFPNTNLVNFPSAEPPTQMTSDAASSQQNTDDKDGPKHVFSFSWLNNQK, encoded by the exons ATGAATATATCTCTGGGGTATTCACATTCCACAAAGCAAGACAGCAACATGGACAGCTTGGAGAAACAGCTCATTTGCCCCATCTGTTTGGAGATGTTTACCAAACCGGTGGTGATTCTCCCTTGTCAACACAACCTTTGTCGAAAATGTGCCCAAGATATTTTCCAG GCCTCAAACCCTTATCTATCGACCAGAGGAACCACGGTATCTTCAGGGGGACGTTTCCGCTGCCCGTCCTGCAGACATGAGGTGGTCCTGGACAGACATGGAGTCTATGGCCTGCAGAGGAACCTGCTGGTGGAGAATATCATTGACATGTACAAACAAGAACAGGAGTCCTCAAG CAGCaagcctgagcctgagcctgccaAGTGTGACCAGCCCATGTGTGAGGAGCATGAGGGTGAGAAGATCAACATCTACTGTGTGACATGTGGCGTGCCCACCTGCTCTCTCTGCAAGGTGTTCGGAGCCCACAAAGACTGTGATGTGGCCCCACTCAACACTGTGTTCAATAAGCAAAAG actgAGTTGACTGACTGTATAGCCATGCTAGTGGGGAACAACGACAGGATTCAAGGCATCATGAGTCAACTGGATGAGACCTGTAAGACAGTTGAG GAGAATGGCAGGAGGCAGAAATCCAAAGTGTGTGAAAGTTTCGATCACCTTTATGCCGTCCTGGAGGAGCGGAAAGGAGACATGACCCTGAAGATCAACGCAGAGAAACAGGAGAAACTGGACTATATAAACGGCCTTATGAGGAAGTATAGAGAGCACCTGGAGAACATGGCAAAGATTGTGGAGACAGGGATACAGACAATGGAGGAGTCAGAGATGGCTACTTTCCTGCAG ACTGCAAAGCCTCTTCTACAAAA GCTCATTGCAGGCACTAAcatctcccacctggacaaagtgGAGCGTGGCTATGACAACATGGATCACTACACAGCTAACTTTGAGCGGGAGAGGAGGGTACTGCTCACTATAGACTTTGTGAAAG ATGTTGAAGACGATGAAGAATTTGAAGATGGAGAAGAGGAAGTAGAATTGAGGCGGATGACAGGGGCGACCCATACAGATGTCTCCCCCTCTGCTGCAGGGCCCTCTGTCGTTAAGGCCAACCCTCCACAGCCCCAGCAGCAAACAGCACCCCCACCCCTTCCTCAGAGACCTATTGAGATCCTAGGTGTCATGGCTACCCTGGCCAACCCACAGGGCCCCGTCCGTGCCACAACCCCAGTACAATTCCCATCCCTAACCCCAACACCAACTGCCACCACACAGGCCAGCCCAGTCCACTTCCCAACCACAACCCCTGTTCAGTTCCCAAACACAAATCTGGTTAACTTCCCATCAGCGGAGCCACCGACACAG ATGACTTCTGATGCGGCATCAAGTCAGCAAAACACAGATGACAAAGATGGACCCAAACACGTCTTCTCCTTTTCTTGGCTGAACAACCAGAAGTAG
- the LOC115103123 gene encoding corticoliberin-like: protein MKLNFFVSAVALLGAFQPRYECRAIETPRALDPFHNLQAELQQQLPILLRLGEEYFIRLDNSNQNSPQSSLSNTSPGASARSTTVNRALLQFTQRLLQGKVGNSNRFLNSYANQMDDSTERGKRTWPGEEPPISLDLTFHLLREVLEMARDEQLVQQAYSNRKMMDIFGK from the coding sequence ATGAAGTTGAATTTCTTCGTTTCCGCTGTGGCTCTACTTGGTGCCTTCCAACCCCGCTATGAATGTAGAGCTATTGAAACCCCCAGAGCACTTGATCCATTCCACAATCTACAGGCAGAGCTGCAACAGCAACTCCCTATTCTTCTGCGACTAGGAGAGGAATACTTCATTCGACTTGACAACTCCAATCAAAATTCGCCCCAGTCTTCATTGTCGAATACATCTCCTGGAGCTTCTGCGCGGTCAACAACGGTCAACAGGGCTTTACTTCAGTTTACGCAGCGTCTTCTGCAAGGTAAAGTCGGTAACAGCAATCGGTTTCTGAACAGCTACGCTAACCAGATGGATGACTCCACGGAGAGAGGAAAGCGGACCTGGCCGGGCGAAGAGCCACCGATCTCATTGGACCTGACGTTCCATCTGCTGAGGGAAGTTCTAGAAATGGCTCGAGACGAGCAATTAGTTCAGCAGGCGTATAGTAACCGGAAAATGATGGACATATTCGGGAAATGA
- the LOC115103121 gene encoding E3 ubiquitin-protein ligase TRIM63-like isoform X2, with protein sequence MNISLGYSHSTKQDSNMDSLEKQLICPICLEMFTKPVVILPCQHNLCRKCAQDIFQASNPYLSTRGTTVSSGGRFRCPSCRHEVVLDRHGVYGLQRNLLVENIIDMYKQEQESSSKPEPEPAKCDQPMCEEHEGEKINIYCVTCGVPTCSLCKVFGAHKDCDVAPLNTVFNKQKTELTDCIAMLVGNNDRIQGIMSQLDETCKTVEENGRRQKSKVCESFDHLYAVLEERKGDMTLKINAEKQEKLDYINGLMRKYREHLENMAKIVETGIQTMEESEMATFLQTAKPLLQKLIAGTNISHLDKVERGYDNMDHYTANFERERRVLLTIDFVKDVEDDEEFEDGEEEVELRRMTGATHTDVSPSAAGPSVVKANPPQPQQQTAPPPLPQRPIEILGVMATLANPQGPVRATTPVQFPSLTPTPTATTQASPVHFPTTTPVQFPNTNLVNFPSAEPPTQMTSDAASSQQNTDDKDGPKHVFSFSWLNNQK encoded by the exons ATGAATATATCTCTGGGGTATTCACATTCCACAAAGCAAGACAGCAACATGGACAGCTTGGAGAAACAGCTCATTTGCCCCATCTGTTTGGAGATGTTTACCAAACCGGTGGTGATTCTCCCTTGTCAACACAACCTTTGTCGAAAATGTGCCCAAGATATTTTCCAG GCCTCAAACCCTTATCTATCGACCAGAGGAACCACGGTATCTTCAGGGGGACGTTTCCGCTGCCCGTCCTGCAGACATGAGGTGGTCCTGGACAGACATGGAGTCTATGGCCTGCAGAGGAACCTGCTGGTGGAGAATATCATTGACATGTACAAACAAGAACAGGAGTCCTCAAG CaagcctgagcctgagcctgccaAGTGTGACCAGCCCATGTGTGAGGAGCATGAGGGTGAGAAGATCAACATCTACTGTGTGACATGTGGCGTGCCCACCTGCTCTCTCTGCAAGGTGTTCGGAGCCCACAAAGACTGTGATGTGGCCCCACTCAACACTGTGTTCAATAAGCAAAAG actgAGTTGACTGACTGTATAGCCATGCTAGTGGGGAACAACGACAGGATTCAAGGCATCATGAGTCAACTGGATGAGACCTGTAAGACAGTTGAG GAGAATGGCAGGAGGCAGAAATCCAAAGTGTGTGAAAGTTTCGATCACCTTTATGCCGTCCTGGAGGAGCGGAAAGGAGACATGACCCTGAAGATCAACGCAGAGAAACAGGAGAAACTGGACTATATAAACGGCCTTATGAGGAAGTATAGAGAGCACCTGGAGAACATGGCAAAGATTGTGGAGACAGGGATACAGACAATGGAGGAGTCAGAGATGGCTACTTTCCTGCAG ACTGCAAAGCCTCTTCTACAAAA GCTCATTGCAGGCACTAAcatctcccacctggacaaagtgGAGCGTGGCTATGACAACATGGATCACTACACAGCTAACTTTGAGCGGGAGAGGAGGGTACTGCTCACTATAGACTTTGTGAAAG ATGTTGAAGACGATGAAGAATTTGAAGATGGAGAAGAGGAAGTAGAATTGAGGCGGATGACAGGGGCGACCCATACAGATGTCTCCCCCTCTGCTGCAGGGCCCTCTGTCGTTAAGGCCAACCCTCCACAGCCCCAGCAGCAAACAGCACCCCCACCCCTTCCTCAGAGACCTATTGAGATCCTAGGTGTCATGGCTACCCTGGCCAACCCACAGGGCCCCGTCCGTGCCACAACCCCAGTACAATTCCCATCCCTAACCCCAACACCAACTGCCACCACACAGGCCAGCCCAGTCCACTTCCCAACCACAACCCCTGTTCAGTTCCCAAACACAAATCTGGTTAACTTCCCATCAGCGGAGCCACCGACACAG ATGACTTCTGATGCGGCATCAAGTCAGCAAAACACAGATGACAAAGATGGACCCAAACACGTCTTCTCCTTTTCTTGGCTGAACAACCAGAAGTAG
- the LOC115101789 gene encoding dnaJ homolog subfamily C member 5-like isoform X1 — MSEPRQRSLSTSGESLYQVLGLEKGCTHDDIKKSYRKLALRYHPDKNPDNPETAEKFKELNSANSILSDVTKRNIYDSYGSLGLYVAQQFGEENVNTYFMLSTWWAKGLFALCGVITGCYCCCCLCCCCNCCCGKLKPMHPGEGTDSYVSPEDLEEEIRHDKETDVDTPVVHQPTNASEKTQLIGDGHRSYT, encoded by the exons ATGTCTGAACCAAGGCAGCGCTCCCTGTCCACCTCTGGAGAGTCTCTGTATCAAGTGCTTGGGCTAGAAAAAGGCTGTACCCATGATGACATCAAGAAGTCCTACAG GAAATTAGCTCTGAGGTACCACCCGGACAAGAACCCTGACAACCCAGAGACAGCAGAGAAATTCAAGGAGCTCAACAGCGCTAATTCCATTCTGTCAGACGTCACCAAGAGAAACATTTATGACAGCTACGGCTCCCTTGGCCTTTATGTGGCCCAGCAGTTTGGAGAGGAGAATGTCAACACCTACTTCATGCTGTCTACCTGGTGGGCTAAG GGTCTCTTTGCCTTGTGTGGCGTGATAACGgggtgctactgctgctgctgcctgtgctGCTGCTGTAACTGCTGCTGTGGAAAGTTGAAGCCCATGCACCCCGGAGAGGGAACAGACAGCTATGTCTCCCCTGAAGACCTGGAGGAGGAGATCCGCCACGACAAGGAGACTG ATGTGGACACTCCGGTTGTGCACCAGCCAACTAATGCCAGTGAAAAGACACAGTTGATTGGGGACGGCCACCGAAGTTACACCTGA